The following nucleotide sequence is from Cytophagia bacterium CHB2.
GGCAGAACCGAAACGCATGCTGCAAGAGATTCATCGCGTGCTCAAACCCGGCGGCTACCTGATTCTGACGACGCCATTTTTAGTGCCGGTGCATGAAGCGCCATATGACTTTTTTCGCTATACGCCCTATGGCCTGCAACACCTGCTGGAGCAGGCTTCTTTTTGCATTGTCACACGCGAGACGTTTGCCGAGGCTTTTGGCGTGCTGATCTCGCTGTTGGTGCAACTGCAGCTCAAGTTTTGGAGTGCGCTGGCTCATCTTCTGCGTTTCCCCCGACTTTATAGTCTGCTCAATCCCGTCATTTTTTTTCTGGTCTATTTGCCACAACGCACCTACGTGGCCTTGCTCAAAGCTGGCCGTCGAGTCAAAGGGGGCGAGCGCGTTATCCGGCAATTGAGTTACACCGCCAAAGGCTATGGCGTGCTTGCGGTGAAATCATAAATTCATAATGAACGTTTTGCAACAAAACGAGAAAGTTACGCCAAGCTTGAAGCCGCGTAACGCACGCGTTGTCACTCGCTGCCGCGTTTTGCATGTGGTGCCGCACAGCACGCGCGGCGGTATTTTTCGTGTTGCCGTCGATTTATTCCGTTCGTTTGCCCAAGACGAGGCCATTGCCCTGGCAGCGGCTGTGCCTGCGAGCCGCGGTGAGGAGGAGAGCTTCCCATTTGCCGGCAAGTATGTGATACTCGAAGGTTCACGTGTTCAGCAATTTTGGGCGCTAAAGCACATGGCGCAGCAATGTGAGGTGATTCATTTGCACGGCTTCACACCCTGGCAAGCATTTGCTTGCTGGCTGGCGCGCAAGAAAATTGTGTATACGAATCATGGCCTGTTGGGAACCGGGCGAAAATTGCGGCCGCATGAATGCCTCAAACTGGTGTTGCTGAAGTTGTTCTTGCGCCATGCTGTGCATCGCATCGCCCACGTTTCGCGTTTCATGCAAGCGTGCATGATTTCGGAGTACGCTGTGCCGGCGCAAAAATGCCGCGTCGTGTACAATTCCACACCCTGGCAAGCGCAGCCGCCTCATTTCAATCCCACCGCTAAGTTGCGCATTGGTTTTCATGGGCGGTTTGTTTCATTCAAGCGCATTGATCGTTTGCTGAGAGTTGCTGCGCTTGTGGCGCAGCATCGTGCCGTTGACGTGGTGTTGGTGGGTGAAGGGCCGCTGCAGAATGAGATCGCAGCGCAAGCAGCTTCTCTGCATGTGCCGCTTCGTTTGGAGAGTTACACCTTGAAGGTTGAGGCGCTTGTTTCCACATTTGATGTCGAGATTATCGCCTCT
It contains:
- a CDS encoding glycosyltransferase family 4 protein, translating into MNVLQQNEKVTPSLKPRNARVVTRCRVLHVVPHSTRGGIFRVAVDLFRSFAQDEAIALAAAVPASRGEEESFPFAGKYVILEGSRVQQFWALKHMAQQCEVIHLHGFTPWQAFACWLARKKIVYTNHGLLGTGRKLRPHECLKLVLLKLFLRHAVHRIAHVSRFMQACMISEYAVPAQKCRVVYNSTPWQAQPPHFNPTAKLRIGFHGRFVSFKRIDRLLRVAALVAQHRAVDVVLVGEGPLQNEIAAQAASLHVPLRLESYTLKVEALVSTFDVEIIASQDEPFGLSVLESIQTGHPTFVFADGGGCTEIFEAETSWFVCSSEAEMAIKISSLQEEGQRRHVLNLLEKLQQRIHREFSRVKFRDGYKTVYQELLAQN